The following coding sequences are from one Phycisphaeraceae bacterium window:
- a CDS encoding FkbM family methyltransferase, producing the protein MNGGGAEHENNGGKPGLRRFVPPVLISFWERAFMPASGRVIVDSKAPLRAYIHPHTHLGRNLLQTGRYEVETEEIIRREVHAGDVFLDIGANEGFLSAFAGTLVGPQGLVIAIEPQSRLQAIIEINLRLNDVRRFRIFHRAIGESSSSTASINLYPEINTGQSSLLKKPRFGWTTVRRATEEIRFIAPQEILAQCGVDRFDMIKVDVEGFEYKVVDALLPIVREGKVRKLLLDYHASILAKFGIDAADIHRKLLDAGMRVVEGDTSRLESYLLYYHSSIGADR; encoded by the coding sequence ATGAACGGCGGCGGTGCGGAACACGAGAACAACGGCGGGAAGCCGGGACTGAGGAGGTTTGTTCCTCCGGTTCTGATTTCGTTCTGGGAGCGGGCGTTCATGCCCGCCTCGGGCCGCGTGATCGTGGATTCGAAGGCACCGTTGAGGGCGTATATCCACCCCCACACGCACCTGGGTCGGAATCTGTTGCAGACAGGCCGGTACGAGGTCGAGACGGAGGAGATCATCCGCCGCGAGGTGCACGCTGGGGACGTCTTCCTAGATATCGGGGCCAACGAGGGCTTTCTGTCTGCGTTTGCCGGGACGCTGGTGGGGCCGCAGGGACTGGTGATCGCGATCGAACCGCAGTCGCGTCTGCAGGCGATCATCGAGATCAACCTGCGGCTCAACGACGTGAGGCGATTCCGGATATTTCACCGGGCGATCGGCGAGTCGTCGTCGAGCACGGCGTCGATCAACCTGTACCCGGAGATCAACACCGGGCAGTCGAGCCTGCTGAAGAAGCCCCGATTCGGGTGGACGACGGTGCGGCGCGCGACCGAGGAGATCCGGTTTATCGCGCCCCAGGAGATCCTGGCTCAGTGCGGCGTCGACCGCTTCGACATGATCAAGGTCGACGTGGAGGGGTTCGAGTACAAGGTCGTGGACGCGCTGCTGCCGATTGTCCGGGAGGGCAAGGTCCGGAAACTGCTGCTGGACTATCACGCGTCGATCCTCGCCAAGTTCGGCATCGACGCCGCCGACATCCACCGTAAGTTGCTCGACGCGGGGATGCGCGTGGTAGAGGGCGATACGTCGCGGCTTGAGTCGTATCTGCTGTACTACCACTCGTCGATCGGCGCCGATCGGTAG